One window of Solwaraspora sp. WMMA2056 genomic DNA carries:
- a CDS encoding NADP-dependent succinic semialdehyde dehydrogenase, whose translation MPIATVNPATGETVRTYPSMSDDEIEQALAAAAAARSPMRAAGFAQRASWLRAAADLLDADADVLAATMTLEMGKPIGAALAEVRKSAVGCRFYADQAERMLADEPVDPAAVGARSAYVRYEPLGVVLAVMPWNFPLWQALRFAAPALMAGNVGLLKHASNVPQTAIYLGELFTRAGFPAGAFQSLLIGASAVDRVIRDDRVAAVTLTGSEAAGRAVAAAAGQALKKTVLELGGSDPFVVLPSADVPQAAAVAARARCQNNGQSCIAAKRFIVHRAVLDEFTGEFVARMAALVVGDPADPATEVGPLATAQTRQDVADLVDDAVARGATVLIGAKLPDGPGWFYPPTVLTAVDPTMRLYAEEAFGPVAVIYPVDSLDEAIEVANGTAFGLGSVVWTDDPAEQRRCVDELAAGSVTINGMTVSYPELPFGGIKTSGYGRELSVHGIREFCNVKAVWQG comes from the coding sequence ATGCCCATCGCCACCGTGAACCCGGCCACCGGCGAGACCGTACGCACGTACCCGTCGATGAGCGACGACGAGATCGAGCAGGCCCTCGCGGCGGCGGCGGCCGCCCGGTCGCCGATGCGGGCCGCCGGCTTCGCCCAGCGGGCGTCCTGGCTGCGGGCCGCCGCCGACCTGCTCGACGCCGACGCCGACGTCCTTGCCGCCACCATGACCCTGGAGATGGGAAAACCGATCGGTGCGGCGCTGGCCGAGGTGCGCAAGTCGGCGGTCGGCTGCCGGTTCTACGCCGACCAGGCCGAACGGATGCTCGCCGACGAGCCGGTCGACCCGGCGGCGGTCGGCGCGCGAAGCGCGTATGTGCGCTACGAGCCGCTCGGCGTGGTGCTGGCCGTGATGCCGTGGAACTTTCCACTGTGGCAGGCGCTGCGGTTCGCCGCACCGGCGCTGATGGCCGGCAACGTCGGCCTGCTCAAGCACGCCTCCAACGTGCCGCAGACCGCGATCTACCTCGGGGAGCTGTTCACCCGGGCCGGGTTCCCGGCCGGGGCGTTCCAGAGCCTGCTGATCGGCGCGTCGGCGGTGGACCGGGTGATTCGCGACGACCGGGTGGCGGCGGTGACCCTGACCGGTAGTGAGGCGGCCGGCCGGGCGGTGGCCGCCGCCGCCGGGCAGGCGCTGAAGAAGACGGTGCTGGAACTGGGCGGCTCGGATCCGTTCGTCGTGCTGCCGTCGGCGGACGTGCCGCAGGCGGCGGCGGTCGCCGCCCGGGCCCGCTGCCAGAACAACGGGCAGTCGTGCATCGCGGCGAAACGGTTCATCGTGCACCGGGCGGTGCTCGACGAGTTCACCGGCGAGTTCGTGGCCCGGATGGCCGCCCTGGTGGTCGGCGACCCGGCCGACCCGGCGACCGAGGTCGGGCCGCTGGCCACCGCGCAGACCCGGCAGGACGTGGCCGACCTGGTCGACGACGCGGTGGCCCGGGGAGCGACCGTGCTGATCGGCGCGAAACTGCCGGACGGGCCGGGCTGGTTCTACCCGCCGACGGTGCTGACCGCCGTCGACCCGACCATGCGGCTGTACGCCGAGGAGGCGTTCGGCCCGGTCGCGGTGATCTACCCGGTCGACTCCCTCGACGAGGCGATCGAGGTGGCCAACGGCACCGCGTTCGGGCTCGGCTCGGTGGTGTGGACCGACGACCCCGCCGAGCAACGTCGCTGCGTCGACGAGCTGGCGGCGGGCAGCGTGACGATCAACGGGATGACGGTGTCCTACCCGGAGCTGCCGTTCGGCGGCATCAAGACCAGCGGGTACGGCCGGGAGTTGTCGGTGCACGGCATCCGAGAGTTCTGCAACGTCAAAGCGGTCTGGCAGGGCTGA
- a CDS encoding transketolase C-terminal domain-containing protein yields the protein MPDGEIVDTLGTAKIRRPGRDATVAALGLMVPRALRAADELAGRGIDVEVIDVRSLVPLDVTTILDSVHRTGRLFTVEENPRLLGWGAEIASIAADEAFWDLDGPVQRITTPHIPLPSADSLEDLVIPSVESIGQTIEKALQS from the coding sequence GTGCCCGACGGCGAGATCGTCGACACCCTCGGCACCGCGAAGATCCGCCGGCCGGGCCGGGACGCGACCGTCGCCGCCCTCGGCCTGATGGTGCCCCGGGCGCTGCGGGCCGCCGACGAACTCGCCGGGCGGGGCATCGACGTCGAGGTCATCGACGTCCGGTCACTGGTGCCACTGGACGTGACCACCATCCTGGACTCGGTGCACCGCACCGGGCGGCTGTTCACCGTCGAGGAGAACCCGCGGCTGCTCGGCTGGGGTGCGGAGATCGCCTCGATCGCCGCCGATGAGGCGTTCTGGGACCTGGACGGACCGGTCCAGCGGATCACCACCCCGCACATTCCGCTGCCGTCCGCCGATTCGCTGGAGGACCTGGTCATCCCGTCGGTGGAGAGCATCGGGCAGACCATCGAGAAGGCGCTGCAGTCGTGA
- a CDS encoding thiamine pyrophosphate-dependent enzyme, which yields MTLPLQHHPYGEHDAVLPPGDVTRHDSAPIDLDTRLHLYRRQQEMRQFEKRAYDLFMQQLVKGTSHLSLGMEAIAAGFGVAMRADDYSFATYRGHAHTLARGVGMTPVLAELLGRANGLLGGKGGSMHLTSVEHGMMGSYAIIGAHLTIANGAAWSAQ from the coding sequence ATGACCCTGCCACTGCAGCACCACCCGTACGGTGAACACGACGCCGTCCTGCCGCCGGGCGACGTGACCCGGCACGACAGCGCACCGATCGACCTGGACACCCGGCTGCACCTGTACCGGCGTCAGCAGGAGATGCGCCAGTTCGAGAAACGGGCGTACGACCTGTTCATGCAGCAGCTGGTGAAGGGCACCAGCCACCTGTCGCTGGGGATGGAAGCGATCGCCGCCGGCTTCGGCGTGGCGATGCGCGCCGACGACTACAGCTTCGCCACCTACCGGGGCCACGCGCACACCCTGGCCCGGGGCGTCGGGATGACCCCGGTGCTGGCCGAACTGCTCGGCCGGGCCAACGGGCTGCTCGGCGGCAAGGGCGGCTCGATGCACCTGACCAGCGTCGAGCACGGCATGATGGGCTCGTACGCGATCATCGGCGCGCACCTGACGATCGCCAACGGCGCGGCCTGGTCCGCCCAGTAG
- a CDS encoding M24 family metallopeptidase → MFSDRLIRPGDPAFFDILHSFMGYRTCYYRTFAVGSASRAQVDAYQRCRDYMDQAIELVKPGATTADIVSVWPTAQEFGFADEEAAFGLQYGHGVGLSIWEKPIFSRLVSLEHPEVIEEGMVFALETYWPAADGWGAARIEEELVVTADGAEVITKFPAEQLLVAGQRYFTTGGALPLQRHSQSHINNRPGEDGAHR, encoded by the coding sequence GTGTTCAGCGACCGGCTGATCCGCCCCGGCGACCCGGCGTTCTTCGACATCCTGCACAGCTTCATGGGCTACCGCACCTGCTACTACCGCACCTTCGCGGTGGGCAGCGCCTCCCGGGCGCAGGTCGACGCCTACCAGCGGTGCCGCGACTACATGGACCAGGCGATCGAGCTGGTCAAGCCGGGCGCGACCACCGCCGACATCGTCTCGGTCTGGCCGACCGCACAGGAGTTCGGCTTCGCCGACGAGGAGGCCGCGTTCGGCCTGCAGTACGGCCACGGCGTCGGACTGTCCATCTGGGAGAAACCGATCTTCAGCCGACTCGTCTCACTGGAACACCCCGAGGTGATCGAAGAAGGCATGGTCTTCGCGTTGGAGACCTACTGGCCGGCCGCCGACGGCTGGGGCGCCGCCCGGATCGAGGAGGAGCTGGTCGTCACCGCCGACGGCGCCGAAGTGATCACCAAGTTCCCGGCCGAACAGCTGCTCGTCGCCGGCCAGCGCTACTTCACCACCGGCGGTGCACTGCCGCTGCAGCGGCACAGCCAGTCGCACATCAACAACCGGCCCGGCGAGGACGGAGCCCACCGATGA
- a CDS encoding IS110 family transposase, with protein MLFIGDDWAEDHHDVELMDASGRRLAKARLPEGIAGITRLHAMIGTALGDDIDADAAAAQVKIGIETDRGPWVQALVAAGYTVYPVNPLQAARYRERLAVSRAKSDAADAHMLADMVHTDSHQLSPMAGDSADAEAVKVVTRMHKTLIWERTRAVQRLRHALREYFPAALEAFEDLDAADTLQLLAKAPDPASAARLSISQISAALKRARRRDVAAKAASIQAVLRAEHLGQPAVVTTAYAASVRALVALLVTLNEQVKALQGQVEDHFGRHPDAEIILSQPGLGAVLGARVLAEFGDDHDRYATAKARKNYAATSPITRASGKKRTVAARFVHNDRLIDALMTQAFSALKASPGARAYYDRQRARGASYNAALRQLANRLVGILHGCLKTGTVYDEATAWSHHLSKAAA; from the coding sequence TTGCTGTTCATAGGAGATGACTGGGCGGAGGACCACCACGACGTCGAGCTCATGGACGCCTCCGGCCGCAGGCTGGCCAAGGCGAGGCTGCCCGAGGGCATCGCCGGCATCACCAGGCTCCACGCGATGATCGGCACGGCGCTCGGCGACGACATCGACGCCGACGCTGCTGCTGCTCAGGTAAAGATCGGTATCGAGACCGATCGGGGCCCGTGGGTGCAGGCGCTGGTCGCCGCCGGGTACACGGTGTACCCGGTCAACCCGTTGCAGGCGGCCCGCTACCGGGAACGTCTGGCGGTGTCCCGGGCCAAGAGCGACGCCGCCGACGCGCACATGCTGGCCGACATGGTGCACACCGACTCGCACCAACTGAGCCCGATGGCCGGAGACTCGGCGGACGCCGAGGCGGTCAAGGTCGTCACCCGGATGCACAAGACGCTGATCTGGGAACGCACCCGTGCTGTGCAGCGGCTGCGGCACGCGCTGCGGGAGTACTTCCCTGCGGCGTTGGAGGCGTTCGAGGACCTCGACGCCGCTGACACCCTGCAACTCCTCGCGAAGGCCCCTGATCCGGCCAGCGCCGCCCGGCTGAGTATCAGCCAGATCAGCGCCGCTCTCAAACGGGCCCGGCGCCGTGACGTCGCGGCCAAGGCCGCGTCGATCCAGGCGGTGCTGCGTGCCGAGCACCTCGGCCAGCCGGCCGTGGTCACCACCGCCTACGCCGCGTCGGTGCGCGCCCTGGTCGCCCTGCTGGTCACTCTCAACGAGCAGGTCAAGGCCCTGCAAGGGCAGGTGGAGGACCATTTTGGCCGGCACCCGGACGCTGAGATCATCCTGTCCCAGCCCGGACTGGGTGCCGTCCTCGGCGCCCGGGTGCTCGCCGAGTTCGGTGACGACCACGACCGCTACGCCACCGCGAAGGCCCGGAAGAACTACGCCGCGACCAGCCCGATCACCCGCGCGTCCGGGAAGAAGAGGACCGTCGCGGCCCGGTTCGTCCACAACGACCGGCTCATCGACGCCCTGATGACCCAGGCGTTCTCCGCGTTGAAGGCCTCGCCGGGTGCCCGCGCCTACTACGACCGGCAACGTGCCCGCGGCGCCAGCTACAACGCCGCGCTGCGCCAACTCGCCAACCGGCTCGTCGGCATCCTGCACGGATGCCTGAAGACCGGCACCGTCTACGACGAGGCGACCGCGTGGTCGCATCACCTCAGCAAGGCTGCTGCTTGA
- a CDS encoding NAD-binding protein gives MLRFATIEGARANGLGAVNGSLEVGKAADIVILAGDTLATMPMNNPVASIVYAAHPGMVRDVLVAGRFVKRDGKLVGVDLDRLWGLAEATDRRAFLDFLGNAVVGSEWVRQRTPDLADQDWTPTFTGVLLRKDLDLGLAAAREHEVPMPVVSMVHQLVQQAIGHGHGERDLLALYEIQAAAGLADHQPLAERQPPSLDEP, from the coding sequence GTGCTGCGCTTCGCCACCATCGAGGGCGCGCGGGCCAACGGACTCGGCGCGGTCAACGGCTCGCTGGAGGTCGGCAAGGCGGCGGACATCGTGATCCTGGCCGGCGACACGCTCGCCACGATGCCGATGAACAACCCGGTCGCCTCCATCGTCTACGCCGCGCACCCCGGAATGGTCCGCGACGTGCTGGTGGCCGGCCGGTTCGTCAAGCGCGACGGCAAGCTCGTCGGGGTGGACCTCGACCGGCTGTGGGGCCTCGCCGAAGCCACCGACCGCCGGGCGTTCCTCGACTTCCTCGGCAACGCCGTCGTCGGCTCCGAATGGGTGCGCCAGCGTACCCCCGATCTGGCCGACCAGGACTGGACGCCCACCTTCACCGGCGTACTGCTGCGCAAGGACCTCGACCTGGGCCTGGCCGCCGCCCGCGAACACGAGGTGCCGATGCCGGTGGTGTCCATGGTGCACCAGTTGGTGCAGCAGGCCATCGGTCACGGGCACGGCGAGCGGGACCTGCTGGCCCTCTACGAGATCCAGGCCGCCGCCGGCCTGGCCGACCACCAACCGCTGGCCGAGCGTCAGCCGCCGTCGCTGGACGAACCCTAG
- a CDS encoding cupin domain-containing protein — protein MSEAEDLGGRIRAARQARGMSLRALAKKVGVSASMLSLVETGRSRSSVSTLYAIVEALDMSMVDLFDTPPSPNGSTPVAAVTTIEARLDSEVAVVRRDQGRRIEMDSGVVWEQLGPATGSGTEFLRVTYPPGAKSSVSGRFQRHTGHEHAYIMAGELTCQVGFQQVVLGTGDSMVFDSSRPHLLENRSDQDVHAIWFIVRPRPDSGL, from the coding sequence TTGTCTGAGGCGGAAGACCTGGGTGGGCGGATCCGCGCCGCCCGCCAGGCGCGCGGCATGTCGCTGCGGGCGCTGGCCAAGAAGGTCGGTGTCTCGGCGAGCATGCTCTCACTGGTGGAGACGGGCCGGTCCCGCTCCTCGGTGAGCACGCTGTACGCCATCGTCGAGGCCCTCGACATGTCGATGGTCGACCTGTTCGACACCCCGCCGTCGCCGAACGGCTCGACACCGGTCGCCGCCGTCACCACCATCGAGGCCCGGTTGGACTCCGAGGTGGCGGTCGTACGCCGTGACCAGGGCCGACGGATCGAAATGGACAGCGGTGTCGTCTGGGAGCAGCTCGGCCCGGCGACCGGATCCGGCACCGAGTTCCTGCGGGTCACCTACCCGCCTGGCGCGAAGTCCAGTGTGTCTGGCCGGTTCCAACGGCACACCGGCCACGAGCACGCCTACATCATGGCCGGTGAGCTGACCTGCCAGGTCGGCTTCCAGCAGGTCGTGCTCGGCACCGGGGACAGCATGGTGTTCGACTCGTCCCGCCCGCACCTGCTGGAGAACCGCAGCGACCAGGACGTGCACGCGATCTGGTTCATCGTGCGCCCCAGACCCGACTCCGGACTGTGA
- a CDS encoding glycosyltransferase produces the protein MTVRVLIVTVGSRGDVQPYLALGTGLRAAGHDVTLATCARFRSFVTDHGLTYGHLGDEILQLLDSAAGRTAMEDTTGLLGSIRTNIRLARQANPINRGLLADVWQAARQADPEVIVYHPKALAGPHVAEKLGVPAVQAVAVPMSVATGDFPMIGMPALPLGRPYNRLTYRLAGAGYRMYDGMVNTFRQETLGLARTSGAALATRLPDGRPIPVLHAISGHVLPRPADWPGHAQLTGYWFLESATGWQPPAKLVDFLDAGDPPVYVGFGSMAGRDPQRLTRAVGDALRLAGVRGVVATGWGGLDAADLPDSVLPITQAPHDWLFPRVSAVVHHGGAGTTAAALRAGRPSVICPFILDQFFWGRRVAALGAGSAPVPQATLTGQRLAAAIRQVTTDADVRDAAAGLGRRITAEDGVASAVARIEAAVA, from the coding sequence GTGACGGTGCGGGTCCTGATCGTCACCGTCGGATCGCGCGGCGACGTCCAGCCGTACCTGGCGCTCGGCACCGGGCTGCGGGCGGCCGGCCACGACGTCACCTTGGCCACCTGCGCCAGGTTCCGGTCCTTCGTCACCGACCACGGCCTGACGTACGGCCACCTCGGCGACGAGATCCTGCAACTGCTCGACTCGGCGGCGGGCCGCACCGCGATGGAGGACACCACCGGACTTCTCGGCTCGATCAGGACCAACATCAGGCTGGCCCGGCAGGCGAACCCGATCAACCGGGGGCTGCTGGCCGACGTCTGGCAGGCGGCCCGCCAGGCCGACCCGGAGGTGATCGTCTACCACCCCAAGGCGCTGGCCGGCCCGCACGTCGCCGAGAAACTCGGCGTGCCGGCGGTGCAGGCGGTGGCCGTACCGATGTCCGTGGCGACCGGCGACTTCCCGATGATCGGCATGCCGGCGCTGCCGCTGGGCCGCCCGTACAACCGGCTCACCTACCGTCTCGCCGGTGCCGGCTACCGGATGTACGACGGCATGGTCAACACCTTCCGGCAGGAGACGTTGGGGCTCGCCAGGACCAGCGGCGCGGCCCTGGCCACCCGGCTGCCCGACGGGCGGCCGATCCCGGTGCTGCACGCCATCAGCGGCCACGTCCTGCCGCGCCCCGCCGACTGGCCCGGGCACGCCCAGCTCACCGGATACTGGTTCCTCGAGAGTGCCACCGGTTGGCAGCCACCGGCCAAGCTGGTCGACTTCCTCGACGCCGGCGACCCGCCCGTGTACGTCGGCTTCGGCAGCATGGCCGGGCGCGACCCGCAGCGCCTCACCCGGGCCGTCGGCGACGCGTTGCGCCTGGCCGGCGTACGCGGCGTCGTCGCCACCGGCTGGGGCGGGCTGGACGCGGCGGACCTGCCGGACAGTGTCCTGCCCATCACCCAGGCGCCGCACGACTGGTTGTTTCCCCGGGTGTCCGCCGTGGTGCATCACGGCGGTGCCGGCACCACCGCCGCCGCGCTGCGCGCCGGCAGACCGTCGGTGATCTGCCCGTTCATCCTGGACCAGTTCTTCTGGGGTCGTCGGGTCGCCGCGCTCGGTGCGGGCAGCGCCCCGGTTCCGCAGGCCACGCTCACCGGGCAGCGGCTCGCCGCCGCGATCCGGCAGGTCACCACCGACGCCGACGTCCGGGACGCGGCGGCCGGGTTGGGGCGGCGCATCACGGCCGAGGACGGCGTCGCGAGCGCGGTCGCGCGGATCGAAGCCGCCGTGGCGTGA
- a CDS encoding MarR family transcriptional regulator, whose translation MDPDAGRRYAEEVGVALAAMGTTPAFGKLLGWLLICDPPGQTTAQLCQAVGLSKASVSAGMRALEQSGMVRRVPTSGRGHAYEIQPDAFARVIDPTDKMRTFADLMQRGIDLVGDADAPEADRLRHSRDFYTFMIERVPALMEEFRRQTGRSV comes from the coding sequence GTGGACCCGGACGCCGGGCGGCGGTACGCCGAAGAGGTCGGGGTCGCCCTCGCTGCGATGGGCACCACCCCTGCGTTCGGCAAGCTGCTCGGCTGGCTGCTGATCTGTGACCCGCCGGGCCAGACCACCGCGCAACTGTGCCAGGCGGTCGGGCTGTCCAAGGCCTCCGTCTCGGCCGGGATGCGGGCCCTGGAGCAGTCCGGCATGGTGCGCCGGGTGCCGACCAGCGGCCGGGGCCACGCGTACGAGATACAGCCGGACGCCTTCGCCCGGGTGATCGACCCCACCGACAAGATGCGCACCTTCGCCGATCTGATGCAGCGGGGCATCGATCTCGTCGGCGACGCGGACGCTCCGGAGGCGGACCGGCTCCGGCACAGCCGCGACTTCTACACGTTCATGATCGAACGGGTGCCGGCCCTGATGGAGGAGTTCCGGCGGCAGACCGGAAGGAGCGTGTGA
- a CDS encoding SDR family NAD(P)-dependent oxidoreductase, producing MRTVVITGATTGLGLRVAGRLAAQGWHVVLGHRSESRGQAAARQIRRRTPAASLELLRIDLADLRSVADAAGALRRSGQRPPLHAIVGNAGIQVIDGVRRSADGYELTFATNHLGHHLLVTGLLDELAAGARIAIVSSGTHWREKSMGFPEPRWTSARELADPSDADATPTAGRVRYSTSKLANIYFVYELARRLDGRPISVNAYDPGLMPDTSLSRDYPALARAGYRAAAPLISALLPGARSSRASARHLADLVSDARFDGTTGAYLEGPKIAPSSPESYDVARAQQLWADSEQLIDQALARR from the coding sequence ATGAGAACCGTCGTCATCACCGGGGCCACCACCGGCCTCGGACTGCGCGTCGCCGGGCGGCTCGCCGCCCAGGGCTGGCACGTCGTGCTCGGCCACCGGTCAGAGAGCCGGGGGCAGGCGGCGGCCCGGCAGATCCGTCGCCGGACCCCTGCGGCGAGCCTCGAACTGCTCCGGATCGACCTGGCCGACCTGCGATCGGTCGCCGACGCGGCCGGGGCACTGCGCCGGTCCGGGCAGCGTCCGCCGCTGCACGCCATCGTCGGCAACGCCGGCATCCAGGTCATCGACGGGGTACGCCGGTCCGCCGACGGCTACGAGCTCACCTTCGCCACCAACCACCTCGGTCACCATCTGCTCGTCACCGGACTGCTCGACGAGTTGGCCGCCGGGGCCCGGATCGCGATCGTCAGCAGCGGCACCCACTGGCGGGAGAAGAGCATGGGCTTCCCGGAGCCGCGCTGGACGAGCGCCCGCGAGCTCGCCGACCCGTCCGACGCCGACGCCACCCCGACGGCGGGCCGGGTCCGCTACTCCACCTCGAAGCTGGCCAACATCTACTTCGTCTACGAGCTCGCCCGCCGACTGGACGGGCGGCCGATCAGCGTCAACGCGTACGACCCGGGGCTGATGCCCGACACCAGCCTCTCCCGCGACTATCCGGCGCTCGCCCGGGCCGGCTACCGGGCGGCCGCCCCGCTGATCAGCGCGCTACTGCCCGGCGCGCGCAGCTCCCGGGCCTCCGCCCGGCACCTGGCCGACCTGGTCAGCGACGCCCGGTTCGACGGCACCACCGGTGCCTACCTGGAGGGTCCGAAGATCGCCCCGTCCTCACCCGAGTCGTACGACGTCGCCCGGGCCCAGCAGCTCTGGGCCGACAGCGAGCAACTGATCGACCAGGCACTCGCCCGCCGCTGA
- a CDS encoding TetR/AcrR family transcriptional regulator, giving the protein MSTRDDLVAAATALLDEGGPERVTLREVGRRAGVSHNAPYKHFTDKQALLEAVAIQEFDRLDGVMTATPTPRSEAAALLRRVMLDYVRWAQQHPRRFALVYGWSMNASADLHERAGATWRRLVELTAEAQAAGALPAGDPERAAALVRALAHGAADLSITGHLAADGKGRASAEDLVEDLLRVLRQAGQSS; this is encoded by the coding sequence ATGAGCACCCGGGACGACCTGGTCGCCGCAGCGACCGCACTACTCGACGAGGGCGGCCCGGAGCGGGTCACCCTGCGGGAGGTCGGGCGTCGGGCCGGCGTGTCGCACAACGCGCCGTACAAGCACTTCACCGACAAGCAGGCCCTGCTGGAGGCCGTCGCCATCCAGGAATTCGACCGGCTCGATGGGGTCATGACGGCGACACCGACGCCACGGTCCGAGGCCGCCGCGCTGCTGCGTCGCGTCATGCTCGACTACGTACGCTGGGCGCAGCAGCACCCGCGACGGTTCGCGCTGGTCTACGGGTGGTCGATGAACGCCTCAGCGGACCTGCATGAGCGGGCCGGCGCCACCTGGCGGCGACTCGTCGAGCTGACCGCCGAGGCCCAGGCCGCCGGGGCGCTGCCCGCCGGCGACCCGGAACGGGCCGCCGCCCTGGTCCGCGCGCTGGCGCACGGCGCCGCCGACCTGTCCATCACCGGTCACCTCGCGGCCGACGGAAAGGGCCGGGCCAGCGCCGAGGACCTGGTCGAGGACCTGCTCCGGGTGCTGCGTCAGGCCGGACAGTCGAGCTGA
- a CDS encoding ATP-binding protein, with translation MEKPAEIFDRDVEWDELVRFARLPQGGAMLGVVSGRRRQGKTFLLDALVRAAGGFMFTATESSEADALRQYGDALGGYLGEATPLRFVNWDEAVTRTMTLAPAGPLPVVIDEFPFLARVSPALPSIIQRALDPAGQRSNTQVRLLLCGSALSFMGGLLSGTAPLRGRAGLELVVRTLDYRAAARFWGIADPRTALLVNAIVGGTPAYRHEFTQDDSPAGPDDLDDWVVRAVLNPARPLFREARYLLAEEPDIRDPALYHSVLAAIADGRTRRGEIANFLGRQPSDLAHPLGVLEDVGLVVREDDAFTSNRGVYRIAEPLLVFYHAVMRPAWGDLERTGRSRQVWPRQQRTFLSKVVGPRFETICREWTRWEADPDALGGFPTRVAAGVVNDPAARTRHEVDVAVFGRDEQGSEELLAIGEARWQATVGTGHLQRLAHIRSLLRGRQGVRADRCRLLLFSGGGFADGLRAVAATDPGVQLVDLDRLYAADRS, from the coding sequence GTGGAGAAGCCGGCGGAGATCTTCGACCGTGACGTCGAGTGGGACGAGTTGGTCAGGTTCGCGCGCCTGCCGCAGGGTGGGGCGATGCTGGGAGTGGTCTCCGGCCGTCGTCGTCAGGGCAAGACGTTCCTGCTCGACGCATTGGTACGGGCGGCTGGCGGGTTCATGTTCACCGCCACGGAGTCGTCCGAGGCTGACGCGTTGCGCCAGTACGGTGATGCGCTCGGCGGCTATCTGGGTGAGGCGACGCCGCTGCGGTTTGTGAACTGGGACGAGGCGGTCACCCGGACGATGACACTCGCCCCTGCCGGGCCACTTCCGGTGGTGATCGACGAGTTTCCGTTCCTGGCCCGAGTCAGTCCGGCGCTGCCCTCGATCATCCAGCGGGCTCTCGACCCGGCAGGACAGCGGTCGAACACCCAGGTGCGGCTGCTGCTGTGCGGTTCGGCGCTGTCTTTCATGGGCGGCCTGCTGTCCGGCACCGCGCCGCTGCGCGGACGGGCCGGCCTGGAGTTGGTGGTCCGCACGCTGGACTACCGGGCCGCGGCCCGGTTCTGGGGGATCGCCGATCCGCGCACCGCCCTGCTGGTCAACGCGATCGTCGGCGGTACCCCCGCCTACCGGCACGAGTTCACGCAGGACGATTCACCGGCCGGGCCGGACGATCTCGACGACTGGGTGGTGCGTGCCGTGTTGAACCCGGCCCGCCCGCTGTTCCGGGAGGCCCGCTACCTGTTGGCGGAGGAGCCCGACATTCGCGACCCCGCGTTGTATCACTCGGTGCTGGCGGCGATCGCGGACGGTCGTACCCGCCGAGGTGAGATCGCGAACTTCCTGGGCCGGCAGCCATCCGACCTGGCCCACCCGCTGGGTGTGCTGGAGGACGTCGGCCTGGTCGTGCGGGAGGACGACGCGTTCACCAGCAACCGGGGCGTCTACCGGATCGCCGAGCCGCTGCTCGTCTTCTACCACGCCGTGATGCGGCCGGCCTGGGGCGATCTGGAACGTACCGGCCGGTCGCGGCAGGTCTGGCCCCGGCAGCAGCGCACGTTCCTGAGCAAGGTCGTCGGCCCGCGCTTCGAGACGATCTGCCGCGAATGGACCCGCTGGGAAGCCGATCCGGACGCTCTCGGCGGTTTTCCGACCCGGGTGGCTGCCGGTGTGGTCAACGACCCCGCCGCCCGCACGCGACATGAGGTGGACGTGGCGGTCTTCGGCCGCGACGAGCAGGGCAGCGAGGAACTTCTCGCGATCGGCGAGGCCAGATGGCAGGCAACCGTCGGGACCGGCCACCTGCAACGCCTGGCGCACATCCGTAGCCTGTTGCGTGGCCGCCAGGGGGTCCGGGCCGACCGGTGCCGGCTGCTGCTGTTCAGCGGCGGCGGCTTCGCCGACGGCCTCCGAGCCGTGGCGGCCACGGACCCCGGCGTCCAGCTCGTCGACCTGGACCGCTTGTACGCGGCGGACCGATCCTGA
- a CDS encoding type II toxin-antitoxin system RelE/ParE family toxin, producing MSPEPARRWAIRTTADVRDWLRTLRQADPETCRSVNVAIDMLAEIGPGLGRPLVDTLQGSSISNLKELRPRSGRDVAIRVLFVFDPWSQAVLLVAGNKAGNWSKWYKMVIPAAEVAYEGWLAFERKRREGQ from the coding sequence GTGTCTCCCGAACCGGCCCGGCGATGGGCAATCCGGACAACGGCCGATGTCCGCGACTGGCTGCGCACGCTTCGCCAAGCCGACCCGGAAACATGCCGATCGGTGAACGTTGCGATCGACATGCTGGCCGAGATTGGTCCAGGGCTGGGGCGCCCACTGGTTGACACACTGCAAGGTTCAAGTATCAGCAACCTCAAGGAGTTGCGACCCAGGTCCGGGCGCGACGTCGCAATCCGGGTTCTCTTCGTCTTCGATCCCTGGTCGCAAGCGGTGCTGTTGGTCGCCGGCAACAAGGCCGGCAACTGGTCAAAGTGGTACAAGATGGTGATTCCGGCGGCGGAGGTCGCGTACGAAGGCTGGCTGGCCTTCGAAAGGAAGAGGCGGGAGGGGCAATGA